CTGATAATCATCTCTCTCTGCTTCAGGCTCTTTGCCTCCTCAGTGGCATGCACAAATTTAGCGTTGACTTTAAttgaatattgatttgtttgtcTCACTTTCCCCCTCTTTTCTCCATCTTACTGCCTGCTTTTAAAGTGTGATTAATCACATTAAACATATATGTCTCCATCAACTCATGACATGACAATAAATCATGTATTGGCATGATGGAACAAACTGACTAAAGGTCTGATGAGGTAACTGCTATATCTTTCATATGTCCGTGTGTTTTCAGTGAACAAGTTAGTAGGagaaaatatatatctataccTTATTTTCTCTACTTGCCTACCTTGACTGAGTTTGCGTGTTTTACATCTAATTTCATGTTGCGTGTTTACTTTAATACTATTATCCCTAATAAGACTCTGAGTGACTGACTAAACTTAACTAGTGATTGAATTaagcagcatttttattttctaccaGTGTTTCTTGTATTTCATTAATTATTAGTTCAATAAACAGGATGAAAAGGTTGGAATTACAGTTAGAACCAAAAAATAACACATTGTTTGTTTCTTGGACAAAATTATAATGTTCAGAATATAAATGTAAGCAGTATGGGAGGTTCTTGAAATCAAGAAGCCCTGCGTTGTGCATCAGTATTACTGTAACAAAATACCACATTTTTTGTGTCTGTTGCTTTGAGGTCAGCTATTGCAGTTGgctgatgtattttatgttatGGAAGTGTATTGTACACACATTGGCCTTTTTAAAAGGTACACCTGTACCATTAATAGGTCATGCCAAAAACATAATGCACCCTTGATTCGCTGAAGACTTGGAAAATGTGTGAGAATGGAAAAGAAAGGGGATTTAAGTTACCATACTTgaattttgtttgtgttagaTGGGCTGGTGTGAGTATTTGGGAAACTGCTGATctgtagtgatgttacgttatgtgccgaggcttcgaggcgtgtgtcgagtaatggagggggcgtttccgtgaagcgcgtatcgaggcttgcttcatttgggggaggagccgaaaacgatgacggccgaagcctcgctggccggctgtaccacgtgactgctccGGGAAGTGATTCAGATTGTTGCGCGGGGTTTGACGGCTTTAAAAACTCCACaagctccattcaaaatgtgggttgttgtaggagagttgcggtcagttgagagagtggatagagtttggatagtttggatagcagagtttggatagtggttatttagtttgagaaagttagtttggtgtttggagagtttaggaaaGAGATACATAGGAGATTTAGGAGTGCGAGGACAGGATAGGAGTAGGATGGAGCAAGCGAGAAAGAGGAGGATGTCCCCTATGTGGgaacattttgatttgataAGCCCTAACAAGGTAAGGTGAACTGAACATTTGCAGATGCATTAGGTTTGCTTATGAGGAACtgtatttttcactgtttcttATTTTGTGTAAAGGTGAGGTGTTTATTGTGCTCCAAGGAGTTGGGGTACAATAATAACACCTCATCCATGCTAAGGCACTACCGTGCCTTGCATGAGAATAGGGATGAAACTGGAGCTTCACCCAGCCAAGGTATTTCATTACtatattaaaaacacactttcaCAATTTTTGCATGCTGATGTTTGCTTGTTGTGCAAATGAAGATAGGTAACAGACACTGTATTTATTCCCTTTTAACCAGCCACCAGAAAAGCAGAGCTGGATGAAGCTCTAGTCTCCATGATAGTGAAGGATACCCAGCCTTTCACTATTGTGGATGACGTTGGATTCAAGACATTTGTGTCTAAGCTGGATCCCAATTATGTTCTCCCTACAAGGCAGGTATGTATGGGTCCATACATGAAACGAATTACTACATTATTGTGTCACAATtctgcaatatatatatatataaatgtatgtatgtatgtatgtatgtatgtatgtatgtatgtatgtatgtatgtatgtatgtatgtgtgtattatatatatatatatatatatatatatatatatatatatatatatatatatatatatatatatatatatatataatctcttCCTTTAGGCTCTGAAGGCCATGGTGGAGGCCAAATATGAGTCTGCTAAGGAGCACGCTAAGGCTAAAGTAGAGAAGGTGGCTGCTGTTAGCCTTACATCAGATATGTGGACATCCATCAACATGGATGCCTACCTGGCAGTGACATGCCACTTTGTGGAGGAGAATGAAAAGCTGAGCTCGGTGTTGTTGGGAGTGCAGGCATTCCCCCAGTCTCACACTGCTGAAAATATTGCTTGTGTGAAAGCCTCCCTGATGGAGGAATGGGGAATCTCAGGCAAGGTGACATGCATTGTCACCGATGGTGCTCCTAATATGGTGGCATGCGTGAGAGACCTGAAGCTTCGCCACCACATTTGTGTTGCTCACACCCTCAATCTTATTGTGAAGAGGGCGCTTGATCACCAACCTGCGCTCTGTGGCCTCCGGGCCAAAGCAAGGAAGCTGGTTGGCTACTTTAGAAGCAGCACCACTGCTAAGGTatcctcttttattttattccaatatATAATGTTAATAGTTTGTCTGTACTCCTACTGCAGTGACTTAATGGCCTACTCTTCTGTATCTTTAAAGGAGAAGCTTACACAAGTGCAGCATCAGCTGGGCATGCAAGCAACCAAGCTGATGCAGGAGGTGGAAACCAGATGGAACAGCACCTACTTGATGCTGCAACGTCTGGTGGAGTTGAGGGAGCCAGTAGGAGCGGCATTGGCTGGATTGCACACTGACATTCCCTTTTTAACTGCCAGTGAGTTTGATATTGTTGTAGCGTGCCTTTCGTTACTCTCTCCTTTCTATGACGCCACCACGGAGCTCTCGGCAGAACAACACGTGTCGGCATCAAAAGTTATCCCCCTCCTGAAGATGATAGAGAATGCCCTTCAGGAGGAGGACACCAAGTCGGCACCTGCAGAAGCAGTGCAAATAGGAGAGCAGCTCAGGGAGAAGCTGCACATGCTCCAGTCAATGAGCATCTTGTCGCTGGCTACACTCCTGGATCCACGATTTAAAGTTATAGCATTTTTCAGCAACACAAAAGCTGCTGAAGCAGTGAAGCGCTTGACTTCAGAGTGTGCCACCGTAATCCGACGGAACCTAGAAGAGAACACTCACGAGATTCCCCAGGCTTCCACCTCTCAAGAATTCAGTGGAGGTAATCTTTTGTATTACATTTTGAGATTACTTATTCCTATTAAAACACTTACTAACCTGACCTGTGGTTTCCATTTAGGTAGCAGACTTTGGCAAAGATTGGACACTAGTGTCATGGAGGCAAAGAGGACTCCAAATGTCTCAGCAGATGCCACCGTAGAGGTCCAGCGCTACCTCTCAGAGGCGAACATAAGCAGTCTGGAGAACCCCCtggagtactgggctaatcatcggtcactgtaccccaatctgtacaaactTGCACTTAtgtatttatgcaccccggcatcatctgtgccatgtgagcgtgtcttttcaaaggctggagaagtagtatcaaaaaagagaaatcgtttgaaaccaaaaactgtggagaaattgttgtttcttaataaaaatgcatgaaatcatccaagttacacaagcatcaGCCTATTCATTACCCCCTCCCTAGTTTCATAAGCACTTtcactgtcctctgcctgattaaggcTATGCCATTTTTGTAGAGtcacaaaaacattattacacaacatgccatatcaccTGACACtcctattttgggaataattacacgcagagaatacattcaaacaatattttattgtacacatgtgtttacaaaatttatgtagacaaatgatttcgtcctacaccttctgtgaagtcattcccaagagccataatagacaaaaatgatatgcatcacacgtgttaagatacagctggctgtgattatacaacttgccagtaggtggtgctgtgtgcacatgaaccgtcaagaaatgaaccttttctcgaaccagttggctgagtggttcaatgcctcatgaggcttcatctcgccatcactactGATCTGAGACTTTAATGCAGAACCATCTCTCAAGTTTGCAAAGGGTGGTCTGGAAGGGAGAAAAACGCCAATGAGCGGCAATAGTTTGGGTGAAAATGCTGTGTTGATGTCAGAGGTGAGAGACAACAAGGAAATGGCAAGACTGGTTCAAGATGACAAGGCGATGCTGTTTAAATTTCTACAACTTACAACCAATGTATGTGGTATTTCATCTCTGAATGAACAACATGTTGAGCATTGAAGCAGATAGGCTGAAATAGTGCAAGACTATTCCTGTCAGTTAGGAGCTAGAAACTGAGGCTCCAATTCACACTGATCCACCAGAATTAGACAATTACAGATTTGAAAAATATTGTTGTCTGTTAAATCATGAAAGCAGCTGGAACAGTAAATTGGCAGAATCAAAATTTGGTTTTAAACATCAAAGTGTGTCACCATCTTGCTTTATATTAACAGCTGCTACTGCCATTAGTGTGAGGGTTGTGGATGTTTTCTTGGCCCACTTTGTGCTCCAGACAGAATTGCTTAACACCACGGGCTCCTTTTCATTGTTGACCTTATCcttccctttatgaccacagtgtaCCACTCTTCTGATGGATATTTCCAGCTGGATGTATGTTTGTTGAAATTTTCCCATGAAGAattaaggcagttctgaaggcaaacgGATGTTCAACCCTATGCTAGTGGTTGGTGAGTACAATGGACTAATCAGACATGGTCtatatcaggggtgtcaaactcattttggtttaggggccgcattcagcttaatctgatctcaagagggccacacgagtaaactcattgcaagattaaatagaactaataaatgtggacttgttgttgatttttatattaaattaatttaacttttacacaatatattatgaataacctcagcgtttttaagaaaagtatgtgcaatttcaacaatacttttactcagttaaacatttacttgtgcattatgcataagaactgatcacagtgattatacaatgttgaaaaacatttttcacattttttggaacttaaaaacactgtcctacatgacaaaatacatcaaacagataaaaattaagaaataatttaaatttagcttaatctgctaattaaaacacagcgcccctcgtggacaatataggaactgcatatgttcaattaaacaaagtactgtacatgtttttttcaataattgttttatcattctcttccttttatctcctctttatttcaccttttgttttttttttcttattcttcctttcctctcctactttcccattgtagtgtccatatcatatgagatattccccacatgaatcataataaaactattcacattcataaatcaagcggagcactatggcaaaagcagtactgctccacttgtgaaagtcaaatctgatgagctctttttggtattaagacaacaattcttattgccacattgccagacaggacactgggggaaatttttttttttttttttttttttttatattgataatgcatttagccacagggccggactaaattgttcggcgggccgtatgtttgacacccctggtctatatCCTACAGCTTTTCACAAACATCTTCTCAATATGGATATTACCAATgagaataaatatttgttttttttaagtcatagTGTACAAGGAGAAAAATATATTACGTTTCTTATAAGACCAACACTTTTTCAGTACTACAGAATGACTATAATTAACATATCGTTAAATGCAACAACCCATGACCAACCCGTTTAACACAACAAGGGAGGTCAGTTCTGTGTAGCTCTATCTGGTATCCTGACCAGAGtctaaatatctttatttttctgttgctgtGTAAGCACTTTTCTCACAACcaataaaattgtaaaaacataaaactgtggtttaatattaatttatattCTAACTTTGAGATCATTCATCATCTATAGATCATCTTTTGAATTAACTGTCTGttacttaattttttatttaatgctaaaataagttaatttttAAGAAGAAAATCTGTATTTTAGATTAAGATGTGATAAAGCTTTAGGGTTTAGAAGGATAACATAAAAAGTTACTCTTACAACCTGCTGTACCAGTCCAGCAGGTTGTGagagaatttttatttatttttttgcttttcaatgttttattcCTATAAGTGAATGATGGAAAGAGTTATTTTTCTGCTCTACCTCTCTCCAACGTGCTCTCCAATACCATGCTGGTACATAAAGTACAGTTCTCAATGTCACTACATGAATTCATAACAAATGTTCATCCTGCCAGCCACGCAGTTGTGCAGTATTCATCTGAACACAGAACCTCTCAGTATGCTGAAATGTGTGCAAGGAATCTAACATAGATATGCCACAACATCAACCTTGTCCCTGATGGCAACAGTAGACCAGCCTCCAGTTTTGGCCAATAACACCAACAAGCAGAGTGCAGAGCACATATAAGTCGCATGTTGTCATCAGGCCCCATGAATTATTAAACACCCCCAGTACTTTGTCTGAGAGAGCTGACAAATGCAACCTCTGCATCTGCCAGACGTACACTAATTTGAGCAGCTACAATCAAGGGAGCTCGTATTATTGCCCTATCGATCTGAGTGGGGAGAGAAATGAGCACCTCAGTTAAGCCCTGTTGGCTGGGCCTAACAGGTATGAGACTTGACAGGGGAGAAAAGAGACTTGGAAAACAGAGAGGTTCCTTTAATGTTACCAACAAAACAGGTAACTAGGCACCAAGCGCCTTTACTGAGGttgtgtaaacatttttttaaagatatataaCTAAGGATTTTATTACAGTAACAGAGGGAAGGTGCTAAAAACACAGACTTTGTGTTGTAGGTCagtaaacatttctaaaaatcccagtagaatattgtgatttacTAATCGGTTTATATTGGTGAAGCTTATAAAATAAAGAATCTAGGCGCATTGCTTGTTATAAAGCCATGATGGGACATATTCCCACAGCTATGAAATGTCAGCTCAAAGTATAGCTTATTGCTTTTATTGATCTACTCTTCTCATACTAACAACAGGATTGATGGAAGTAAAAAGGTCAAGATggataaatgtattaaataaacaTCTACCAAATAATCTAGTGATCCTGGAAGGTAAAATCTAAAAGAATATATACACTTTTAATAATTGCACTATTTCACTTAAAAGTTTAAATGCAAATATGTCCTCCAGTAAGCCCAGCTTTGTATTTAATGTGCTCCAAACCCAATATAAAATggttattaaaaaaactgttttttttttttttatttaaaagaattaCAAAGTTTCAGGACTTTTTTGTAGTAaaactttatgttttttatgaacagtattgtaatttaaaataaattagttaaAACAGGATTAAAAATGGGTTGCACGTGCAAATCTCATCTGTACAAACAGTAAACTGTTTGCTAGTATACTAGCAGGATTGTTTCTGTTTCCCTTTGTTTTCAATGAGCCAGACTTTTAGTAAtcttttaaagtattttctcAGGCATTTtcttagaaacaaaataaactttgtgCTTAAGATCCAGACACAGCAAGGACAAGGACTATATAGTCTATAtagtctatatatataaaactatatAGACTAAGAGCATCATTGTACTGGTGGGCTACATTAAGCCTCACAAAATGTGTGGAGGAACATGTTTATAATCCTCTCTGAATCTAGAAATACATATATTTGCTGCTCAGCAATCCCAGAAGCTCCTCTTAAATGTGAGGTTCTACGATTGGTTTGACCTTTTCCTCCAACACCCTAGAGTAGACTTTTGCAGGGAGGCTGAGAGGTGTGGTCCTTCAGTAACTGAAACAAATCCTCAGGTAACCTTTATTTAGTATAGTGACCTGTCAACACAGCCTGTCACTTCTCAACAGTAGACTGGGGTTGGATATTGAAGAGACATGCCAACCAAGACAGCCCAACAAAGTCCAGAACCTACAGAATCTCAGGGTGCATCTTGTCCAATATTGGCTCCTTGTCATCAAGAAGCTTTTTAGCACTTCAGAACTTCTGCTTCCATGGACATGCCTATTTTGCAAATTATATGATATAATCAAAGATCAAAGAAgttttcatacttttttttgtctttttttaatgaacagtAAAACATCAGAATCTGTAAATTAAACAAGCTCCTCTGGACCAAATACATATTGTAGTTGAAAAGAGGACACCTCATCTACAATTATTTGacttaaaaaatatctaaaatagtTGAATTGGTCAGACTGCATGTTTCCTAGTGCCCATATCATTATGATAGTGAAAGTCAATGCAGTGATTATTCCCAATTGATTATTCTGAAGACAAACACTGAATACACTTTTAATGTATCtgttacatttattacatgcaGCCAAAATAAAAAGACTGTTGTCAGAGTAAACAGAAAGTGGTAACATGCATAGTAACAATTTGTACACAATTCCGGTGCAAAACTGCTGTCTTTCCTCAGTGCATCAGATGGGGTGAGATAATTCACAATGATTTGTATATTATCCATGAAGTAACAACTGGTGGAATGAGCTTTGATATAGTTCAATTGTGAATACATAAACTGATGAAAAGCACAGTAACAACAGGATTTTACACActgtattttgaaaatgttgctttGGTTCTAGCTCTGCATTGTGTAATTTTGGACCGAAGCAAGGCTCTCAGTAATTTTGTCATGAAAATTCAAGATGACCAGAGATAGTTGACCAAAAGAAGCTCACTTGGAATTAATATTTCCATTTGAATTCATCTATTTTTCTTCTCCAAATTTACCTTAGAATTAAGTCAGATCAATCCAAAGCTGCTGGATTCATCGGGtaagaaaatacattgaaaGCAGGTGTAAGTAATTAGATGAGTTAATAAGCAACAGCTGAGAACAATGAGAATACAGAAATTAGGGAGAGGGAGAATAATAGGCAGGGGCAAAACAGTGAGGAAACATAGCAAGAAATCTGACTGATCATAATATAAAAATGATATAGTAAGAACTAACCCATAGTatctagttacatttacttgagtaactttttaaaaactccaGTAAttcaaaaaatacttttactgcacttttgttttttacttttaagtaATATTATTTAGAAGACTCTTCCTTGAGCCTAGATCTTTTGGTTACCCTACtgttatatatctatatatatatatatatatatatatatatatatatatatatatatatatatatatatatatatatatatatatatatatatatatatatatatatatatatatatatatatatatataataatttttgtgttacttgtgtatttttcttaaagcagtaAAAGTTACCTAAAATCTAATCACTAAACTGTAGCTTGGACGCGACATGGGATAGGGGTTTGCAGACTCACTCAAAAGCAATAAATTTATTAAAGCTCTCGTAGATACCAGGCACTGAGAGTCACCAGAGGTTTTATGAGGGACCTTTCAAGATGGTTTACggtttgaaagcttttttattattttttatgtttttcttgtgAGAATCTTAAAGGCACCTGGTCAGCGAATTATAAGTTGCTTCCTGAGTTGATATCGGAATGCAGATCTGTTTTGCTTGGGAGAAGATAAGCGCCAAAGTGAGTGACACATACCCTGGACACTCCTGGAGGGACCGGTCTGGCTATCAAAAGATGGGCAGTTGCACTTGCTTACAGCCGGCGTGAAAGGAACTCTGGGTGATATTAAGTGAGCATTATGATAACGCTCATAAGTTTGTCTCCCTTTGGAATTCtcattgtaataaatatatgcataTTATAAGTGTTTTGTCTATGAAAAgcgttttcttcctttgctgcaAAATCTCCGAACCGGGTGAGGCGGGCCGTAGTGAATGAAACAGGAAGAACTGGAGGCCATCTTAACACTACCCTCCTCTAGTCATTTAATTAAAGGAAGAACAATAATATTTTCATCATTGTTCAATCATTCATGTACCAGACACACCCACATCGTTTATGGTAAAGTAATACTTCTTAGAAGAAGTCAGAAAACCTGGTTTGACTGGTTTGCTGAACCTGCTCTTTTTTTGCCCCTTTTCTACGGTGAGACTTAGATTTGATTTGTAAGGGGACCATTTTGTTATGCCAGAAaactgtttgaatatgattattattattaattataatatgttattgtaattttaataataggtcattcaaactcaaatggtagctataacaaaacatggttcaaatggtggtgatcccagggctataagcttgtaatgattatTACCAATAATCCATTTATTAATTAGATGTTATAAACTCATTTATGCTAGGAAAAGGGCGTTTGATCGATTTCTGACCAATGAGGTTTATCCAGCAAGCGTTGATAACtcaattataactgcaattagagtttaatccTTACTTCCTTTACCACCAACCAATGAtaatgtctctgtattaatctcagatgttaactcaaaaagagaTAGCACTGTATTCTGGTGACCATTCAAACTCTGGAttgaaatgaacacaaacaattactattccacaggttgttatttattgaaccaaaacaatcttctgttacagtaattattctaattcaatAATTTAGGAAgctctactcactactaaactaaacatgcaaaagaaaaagaaaagaaaacaaacaaaatcttagttcaactcagttgtttaaacatcacagtcatatatatatatatatatatatatatatatatatatatatatatatatatatatatatatatatatatatctccaaACTGCTAAATTTGTCTCTCTTGTAAGCAAAGCAATACGACAAAAAGcccttttttcagccagctgacaaacactgtgcagcaaaaggtttttgtgggctaccatgttttgctctgttaagcaagagaaaataaaattttaagaaagctaagttag
Above is a genomic segment from Fundulus heteroclitus isolate FHET01 chromosome 10, MU-UCD_Fhet_4.1, whole genome shotgun sequence containing:
- the LOC118564424 gene encoding zinc finger BED domain-containing protein 1-like; its protein translation is MIVKDTQPFTIVDDVGFKTFVSKLDPNYVLPTRQALKAMVEAKYESAKEHAKAKVEKVAAVSLTSDMWTSINMDAYLAVTCHFVEENEKLSSVLLGVQAFPQSHTAENIACVKASLMEEWGISGKVTCIVTDGAPNMVACVRDLKLRHHICVAHTLNLIVKRALDHQPALCGLRAKARKLVGYFRSSTTAKEKLTQVQHQLGMQATKLMQEVETRWNSTYLMLQRLVELREPRAFRYSLLSMTPPRSSRQNNTCRHQKLSPS